In Hermetia illucens chromosome 1, iHerIll2.2.curated.20191125, whole genome shotgun sequence, one genomic interval encodes:
- the LOC119652890 gene encoding zinc finger protein 609-like isoform X3, translating to MASQQNVSRGGTDKNHKSTIDGGLKMKIMRAKSSDRTSSTEPKQKIFKSKEPNGSETKADSIVSSSGEIRQNEAKSLPSVHRSKTPTMQTKPTMVFTESSNVPTPFSTKNVPVPNLLSIQPVKHQYPYLGHANLNRGADNSQNSSSGFFSDIGPPKESSLSEAMAKNGSGKVVQSSLLMPANRNPALQTKKRQKGEMIDQCVGTSFGTLTEPECLGPCEPGTSVNLDGIVWHETEDGILVVNATWRGKPYIGTLLDSTRHAWAPPRPNGGNEEWDCRTRAGRAKRRSATYGPDVNSPVSTIKLPINRLKYNQCLQLNSKTRSSTNRVRGRRVGGIPEFENLDSLKRPASPRLDMQKFRDESFLDDSSQMHSLVNPITGLQVEIPNNSRQPVAPCAISPVLLECPESGCKKRYKNAHGLRYHQSRAHKADCFDEDSRQSLESLDVVSSKEPSPPRGVLERNQLSSSVGESIDGVNGINCVSSSTEDTNSQACNKENELPQKDASIDDKCVEIYDKEFVYDATKDQLEIKITARLPNEHCNMALPASTSGSDFEKIKKNLFGDVQPDQSGLSDNNKEVTPKTPTIECNSSSRACPGSPAYSDISDDSVPFANTDFIDKIIKSTESKMPLQELDGNLNLGNGLNAYQPQQQHQGYNISPVIPPIVNPPTSVMPPIINPPVSLNSEQSSNNDKVASTGAPLFGARGNLPCTTSSTFINPYNLVNSGFFLNVNPTTEDHRTLENSNVSSKKEESSDKDSGRQVPKSAQLEVISKEKDSVSNETSLNVHTKDSVLTSSQQQQPHHSLPPKSSDQAKQIAPPSIQQSNDQSSQNNRVSQEDKVKSHTVSSTESGRNFPSNQPGQQQQSFANVQNPYDQVHYRNQSQIATNQSVKEEKTGVNKQEPPPPSINRPLGPPQFVPQSNYLNPNYGYNSPYPQYPSYNAQYYPRYPLTTDQTKSNMGQVMPNSQYNQYNPNFSAPNQMAGYLNPTTSPAQTSTNANAVNSSQRMDPNRMQSAAATNRASTHFHTHHHTHVGLSYPVYTGSYEVSGQQNTTNPIIAQFSPRQTK from the exons ATGGCATCTCAACAAAATGTGTCTCGTGGAGGAActgataaaaatcataaatcaacTATCGACGGGGGTCTAAAGATGAAAATTATGCGTGCCAAATCATCTGATAGGACAAGTTCAACTGaacccaaacaaaaaatctttaaaagtaAGGAGCCCAATGGATCAGAAACGAAAGCGGATAGTATTGTATCAAGCTCTGGTGAAATTAGACAGAATGAAGCTAAGTCATTGCCCTCAGTACATCGGAGCAAGACACCGACTATGCAGACCAAACCAACAATGGTTTTTACTGAGAGTAGCAATGTCCCTACACCGTTTTCCACGAAAAATGTTCCCGTTCCTAATTTACTTTCAATTCAGCCCGTTAAACACCAATATCCATATTTGGGTCATGCAAACCTGAATCGTGGAGCAGATAATAGTCAGAATTCCAGCAGCGGCTTTTTTAGTGATATTGGACCACCAAAGGAATCCAGTCTATCCGAAGCAATGGCCAAAAATGGCAGTGGAAAGGTAGTGCAATCATCTTTGTTGATGCCGGCGAATCGCAATCCAGCCTTACAAACTAAGAAGCGACAAAAAGGGGAGATGATAGATCAATGTGTCGGGACTTCCTTTGGGACGTTGACGGAACCAGAATGTTTGGGACCATGTGAGCCTGGAACATCGGTAAATCTAGATGGGATTGTTTGGCATGAGACGGAAGACGGGATATTGGTTGTGAATGCTACTTGGAGAGGAAAACCATATATTGGAACTCTATTAGATAGCACAAGGCATGCCTGGGCTCCTCCAAG GCCCAATGGAGGAAACGAAGAATGGGATTGTCGAACACGTGCTGGTCGTGCAAAACGTCGAAGTGCAACATATGGACCCGATGTTAACAGCCCTGTAAGTACAATAAAACTTCCAATAAATAGGTTGAAATATAATCAATGCTTGCAGTTAAATTCTAAAACTCGTAGCAGCACCAATAGAGTACGAGGTAGACGAGTAGGAGGAATACCAGAATTCGAAAATCTAGATTCATTAAAAAGGCCTGCATCACCTCGTTTAGATATGCAGAAGTTCAGGGACGAATCATTCTTAGATGACTCCAGTCAAATGCACAGTCTCGTCAATCCCATAACGGGATTACAAGTTGAAATTCCGAATAATAGCCGTCAACCAGTTGCTCCATGTGCGATTTCACCGGTTCTGTTGGAGTGCCCCGAATCGGGTTGCAAAAAAAGGTACAAGAATGCCCACGGTTTGCGATATCATCAGAGTCGTGCACATAAAGCTGATTGCTTTGATGAAGATTCGAGGCAATCTTTGGAATCGTTGGATGTCGTTTCAAGCAAGGAACCCTCTCCGCCGCGAGGAGTACTAGAACGTAATCAGTTATCCTCATCTGTTGGGGAATCTATAGATGGGGTCAATGGAATTAATTGTGTATCATCATCTACAGAAGATACTAATTCTCAAGCTTGcaataaagaaaatgaattgCCTCAGAAAGATGCTTCAATAGATGATAAATGTGTTGAAATCTACGATAAAGAATTTGTGTACGATGCTACCAAAGATCAGTTAGAAATTAAAATCACTGCACGTTTGCCAAATGAGCACTGCAATATGGCTTTGCCCGCTAGCACCTCTGGAAGCGATTTtgagaaaattaagaaaaatctATTCGGAGACGTGCAGCCAGATCAATCAG GATTATCTGATAACAATAAAGAAGTGACGCCAAAAACACCAACGATAGAATGCAATTCATCTTCTCGTGCTTGCCCCGGAAGCCCGGCATATAGTGATATTTCTGATGATTCCGTGCCATTTGCTAATACAGATTTTATTG ataaaataataaaatctacGGAATCTAAAATGCCACTACAAGAATTAGATGGTAACTTGAATTTGGGCAATGGGCTGAATGCATATCAACCCCAGCAACAACATCAAGGATATAATATAAGTCCAGTCATCCCGCCAATTGTAAATCCTCCAACTTCAGTCATGCCGCCGATTATAAATCCGCCTGTATCGCTCAACTCAGAGCAATCTTCAAACAATGACAAAGTGGCGAGCACAGGAGCACCCTTGTTTGGGGCTCGTGGTAATTTACCTTGCACGACAAGTTCAACATTTATAAATCCTTATAA tttAGTGAATTCCGGGTTTTTCTTAAATGTGAATCCCACCACAGAGGATCATAGAACACTTGAAAATTCCAATGTTTCTTCCAAGAAAGAAGAATCAAGTGATAAAGATTCAGGAAGACAG gTTCCAAAGTCAGCTCAACTAGAAgtaatttcaaaagaaaaggACAGTGTATCCAATGAGACTTCGTTGAATGTGCATACTAAGGATTCGGTATTGACGTCATCCCAACAACAGCAACCTCACCACAGTCTGCCACCAAAAAGCTCTGATCAAGCTAAACAAATTGCTCCTCCAAGTATTCAACAaag CAATGATCAGTCAAGCCAAAACAACAGAGTTTCTCAAGAGGATAAGGTGAAAAGTCACACTGTGTCAAGTACTGAATCAGGACGAAATTTTCCGAGTAACCAACCGGGGCAACAACAACAATCATTTGCAAATGTACAAAATCCTTATGACCAAGTTCACTATAGGAACCAAAGTCAAATAGCTACAAATCAGAGTGTCAAAGAAGAGAAGACCGGAGTGAATAAGCAAGAACCTCCACCGCCCTCGATCAATCGCCCATTAGGCCCACCTCAATTTGTGCCTCAAAGTAACTACTTGAATCCGAATTACGGATATAATTCTCCCTACCCACAATACCCTTCCTATAATGCGCAGTACTATCCAAGATATCCTTTGACTACCGATCAAACGAAAAGTAACATGGGACAAGTAATGCCGAACTCTCAATATAATCAGTATAATCCCAATTTTTCGGCTCCGAATCAAATGGCTGGTTATCTGAACCCAACAACAAGTCCTGCTCAGACTTCAACGAATGCGAATGCCGTGAATTCTAGCCAAAGAATGGACCCAAATCGTATGCAAAGTGCTGCTGCAACTAATAGAGCATCTACACATTTCCATACGCATCATCATACACACGTTGGATTAAGCTATCCTGTTTACACAGGGTCATATGAAG TTTCAGGTCAACAAAATACAACAAATCCAATAATAGCACAATTTTCTCCAAGACAAACGAAATGA
- the LOC119652890 gene encoding uncharacterized protein LOC119652890 isoform X1, translating to MASQQNVSRGGTDKNHKSTIDGGLKMKIMRAKSSDRTSSTEPKQKIFKSKEPNGSETKADSIVSSSGEIRQNEAKSLPSVHRSKTPTMQTKPTMVFTESSNVPTPFSTKNVPVPNLLSIQPVKHQYPYLGHANLNRGADNSQNSSSGFFSDIGPPKESSLSEAMAKNGSGKVVQSSLLMPANRNPALQTKKRQKGEMIDQCVGTSFGTLTEPECLGPCEPGTSVNLDGIVWHETEDGILVVNATWRGKPYIGTLLDSTRHAWAPPRPNGGNEEWDCRTRAGRAKRRSATYGPDVNSPVSTIKLPINRLKYNQCLQLNSKTRSSTNRVRGRRVGGIPEFENLDSLKRPASPRLDMQKFRDESFLDDSSQMHSLVNPITGLQVEIPNNSRQPVAPCAISPVLLECPESGCKKRYKNAHGLRYHQSRAHKADCFDEDSRQSLESLDVVSSKEPSPPRGVLERNQLSSSVGESIDGVNGINCVSSSTEDTNSQACNKENELPQKDASIDDKCVEIYDKEFVYDATKDQLEIKITARLPNEHCNMALPASTSGSDFEKIKKNLFGDVQPDQSGKNFALCRKRGLTKAMNFDTFYTACLTFIGLSDNNKEVTPKTPTIECNSSSRACPGSPAYSDISDDSVPFANTDFIDKIIKSTESKMPLQELDGNLNLGNGLNAYQPQQQHQGYNISPVIPPIVNPPTSVMPPIINPPVSLNSEQSSNNDKVASTGAPLFGARGNLPCTTSSTFINPYNLVNSGFFLNVNPTTEDHRTLENSNVSSKKEESSDKDSGRQVPKSAQLEVISKEKDSVSNETSLNVHTKDSVLTSSQQQQPHHSLPPKSSDQAKQIAPPSIQQSNDQSSQNNRVSQEDKVKSHTVSSTESGRNFPSNQPGQQQQSFANVQNPYDQVHYRNQSQIATNQSVKEEKTGVNKQEPPPPSINRPLGPPQFVPQSNYLNPNYGYNSPYPQYPSYNAQYYPRYPLTTDQTKSNMGQVMPNSQYNQYNPNFSAPNQMAGYLNPTTSPAQTSTNANAVNSSQRMDPNRMQSAAATNRASTHFHTHHHTHVGLSYPVYTGSYEVSGQQNTTNPIIAQFSPRQTK from the exons ATGGCATCTCAACAAAATGTGTCTCGTGGAGGAActgataaaaatcataaatcaacTATCGACGGGGGTCTAAAGATGAAAATTATGCGTGCCAAATCATCTGATAGGACAAGTTCAACTGaacccaaacaaaaaatctttaaaagtaAGGAGCCCAATGGATCAGAAACGAAAGCGGATAGTATTGTATCAAGCTCTGGTGAAATTAGACAGAATGAAGCTAAGTCATTGCCCTCAGTACATCGGAGCAAGACACCGACTATGCAGACCAAACCAACAATGGTTTTTACTGAGAGTAGCAATGTCCCTACACCGTTTTCCACGAAAAATGTTCCCGTTCCTAATTTACTTTCAATTCAGCCCGTTAAACACCAATATCCATATTTGGGTCATGCAAACCTGAATCGTGGAGCAGATAATAGTCAGAATTCCAGCAGCGGCTTTTTTAGTGATATTGGACCACCAAAGGAATCCAGTCTATCCGAAGCAATGGCCAAAAATGGCAGTGGAAAGGTAGTGCAATCATCTTTGTTGATGCCGGCGAATCGCAATCCAGCCTTACAAACTAAGAAGCGACAAAAAGGGGAGATGATAGATCAATGTGTCGGGACTTCCTTTGGGACGTTGACGGAACCAGAATGTTTGGGACCATGTGAGCCTGGAACATCGGTAAATCTAGATGGGATTGTTTGGCATGAGACGGAAGACGGGATATTGGTTGTGAATGCTACTTGGAGAGGAAAACCATATATTGGAACTCTATTAGATAGCACAAGGCATGCCTGGGCTCCTCCAAG GCCCAATGGAGGAAACGAAGAATGGGATTGTCGAACACGTGCTGGTCGTGCAAAACGTCGAAGTGCAACATATGGACCCGATGTTAACAGCCCTGTAAGTACAATAAAACTTCCAATAAATAGGTTGAAATATAATCAATGCTTGCAGTTAAATTCTAAAACTCGTAGCAGCACCAATAGAGTACGAGGTAGACGAGTAGGAGGAATACCAGAATTCGAAAATCTAGATTCATTAAAAAGGCCTGCATCACCTCGTTTAGATATGCAGAAGTTCAGGGACGAATCATTCTTAGATGACTCCAGTCAAATGCACAGTCTCGTCAATCCCATAACGGGATTACAAGTTGAAATTCCGAATAATAGCCGTCAACCAGTTGCTCCATGTGCGATTTCACCGGTTCTGTTGGAGTGCCCCGAATCGGGTTGCAAAAAAAGGTACAAGAATGCCCACGGTTTGCGATATCATCAGAGTCGTGCACATAAAGCTGATTGCTTTGATGAAGATTCGAGGCAATCTTTGGAATCGTTGGATGTCGTTTCAAGCAAGGAACCCTCTCCGCCGCGAGGAGTACTAGAACGTAATCAGTTATCCTCATCTGTTGGGGAATCTATAGATGGGGTCAATGGAATTAATTGTGTATCATCATCTACAGAAGATACTAATTCTCAAGCTTGcaataaagaaaatgaattgCCTCAGAAAGATGCTTCAATAGATGATAAATGTGTTGAAATCTACGATAAAGAATTTGTGTACGATGCTACCAAAGATCAGTTAGAAATTAAAATCACTGCACGTTTGCCAAATGAGCACTGCAATATGGCTTTGCCCGCTAGCACCTCTGGAAGCGATTTtgagaaaattaagaaaaatctATTCGGAGACGTGCAGCCAGATCAATCAGGTAAAAACTTTGCTTTATGTCGAAAACGTGGCCTTACAAAGGCTATGAATTTTGACACTTTTTATACCGCATGTTTAACATTTATAGGATTATCTGATAACAATAAAGAAGTGACGCCAAAAACACCAACGATAGAATGCAATTCATCTTCTCGTGCTTGCCCCGGAAGCCCGGCATATAGTGATATTTCTGATGATTCCGTGCCATTTGCTAATACAGATTTTATTG ataaaataataaaatctacGGAATCTAAAATGCCACTACAAGAATTAGATGGTAACTTGAATTTGGGCAATGGGCTGAATGCATATCAACCCCAGCAACAACATCAAGGATATAATATAAGTCCAGTCATCCCGCCAATTGTAAATCCTCCAACTTCAGTCATGCCGCCGATTATAAATCCGCCTGTATCGCTCAACTCAGAGCAATCTTCAAACAATGACAAAGTGGCGAGCACAGGAGCACCCTTGTTTGGGGCTCGTGGTAATTTACCTTGCACGACAAGTTCAACATTTATAAATCCTTATAA tttAGTGAATTCCGGGTTTTTCTTAAATGTGAATCCCACCACAGAGGATCATAGAACACTTGAAAATTCCAATGTTTCTTCCAAGAAAGAAGAATCAAGTGATAAAGATTCAGGAAGACAG gTTCCAAAGTCAGCTCAACTAGAAgtaatttcaaaagaaaaggACAGTGTATCCAATGAGACTTCGTTGAATGTGCATACTAAGGATTCGGTATTGACGTCATCCCAACAACAGCAACCTCACCACAGTCTGCCACCAAAAAGCTCTGATCAAGCTAAACAAATTGCTCCTCCAAGTATTCAACAaag CAATGATCAGTCAAGCCAAAACAACAGAGTTTCTCAAGAGGATAAGGTGAAAAGTCACACTGTGTCAAGTACTGAATCAGGACGAAATTTTCCGAGTAACCAACCGGGGCAACAACAACAATCATTTGCAAATGTACAAAATCCTTATGACCAAGTTCACTATAGGAACCAAAGTCAAATAGCTACAAATCAGAGTGTCAAAGAAGAGAAGACCGGAGTGAATAAGCAAGAACCTCCACCGCCCTCGATCAATCGCCCATTAGGCCCACCTCAATTTGTGCCTCAAAGTAACTACTTGAATCCGAATTACGGATATAATTCTCCCTACCCACAATACCCTTCCTATAATGCGCAGTACTATCCAAGATATCCTTTGACTACCGATCAAACGAAAAGTAACATGGGACAAGTAATGCCGAACTCTCAATATAATCAGTATAATCCCAATTTTTCGGCTCCGAATCAAATGGCTGGTTATCTGAACCCAACAACAAGTCCTGCTCAGACTTCAACGAATGCGAATGCCGTGAATTCTAGCCAAAGAATGGACCCAAATCGTATGCAAAGTGCTGCTGCAACTAATAGAGCATCTACACATTTCCATACGCATCATCATACACACGTTGGATTAAGCTATCCTGTTTACACAGGGTCATATGAAG TTTCAGGTCAACAAAATACAACAAATCCAATAATAGCACAATTTTCTCCAAGACAAACGAAATGA
- the LOC119652890 gene encoding uncharacterized protein LOC119652890 isoform X2, which produces MASQQNVSRGGTDKNHKSTIDGGLKMKIMRAKSSDRTSSTEPKQKIFKSKEPNGSETKADSIVSSSGEIRQNEAKSLPSVHRSKTPTMQTKPTMVFTESSNVPTPFSTKNVPVPNLLSIQPVKHQYPYLGHANLNRGADNSQNSSSGFFSDIGPPKESSLSEAMAKNGSGKVVQSSLLMPANRNPALQTKKRQKGEMIDQCVGTSFGTLTEPECLGPCEPGTSVNLDGIVWHETEDGILVVNATWRGKPYIGTLLDSTRHAWAPPRPNGGNEEWDCRTRAGRAKRRSATYGPDVNSPVSTIKLPINRLKYNQCLQLNSKTRSSTNRVRGRRVGGIPEFENLDSLKRPASPRLDMQKFRDESFLDDSSQMHSLVNPITGLQVEIPNNSRQPVAPCAISPVLLECPESGCKKRYKNAHGLRYHQSRAHKADCFDEDSRQSLESLDVVSSKEPSPPRGVLERNQLSSSVGESIDGVNGINCVSSSTEDTNSQACNKENELPQKDASIDDKCVEIYDKEFVYDATKDQLEIKITARLPNEHCNMALPASTSGSDFEKIKKNLFGDVQPDQSGKNFALCRKRGLTKAMNFDTFYTACLTFIGLSDNNKEVTPKTPTIECNSSSRACPGSPAYSDISDDSVPFANTDFIDKIIKSTESKMPLQELDGNLNLGNGLNAYQPQQQHQGYNISPVIPPIVNPPTSVMPPIINPPVSLNSEQSSNNDKVASTGAPLFGARGNLPCTTSSTFINPYNLVNSGFFLNVNPTTEDHRTLENSNVSSKKEESSDKDSGRQVPKSAQLEVISKEKDSVSNETSLNVHTKDSVLTSSQQQQPHHSLPPKSSDQAKQIAPPSIQQSNDQSSQNNRVSQEDKVKSHTVSSTESGRNFPSNQPGQQQQSFANVQNPYDQVHYRNQSQIATNQSVKEEKTGVNKQEPPPPSINRPLGPPQFVPQSNYLNPNYGYNSPYPQYPSYNAQYYPRYPLTTDQTKSNMGQVMPNSQYNQYNPNFSAPNQMAGYLNPTTSPAQTSTNANAVNSSQRMDPNRMQSAAATNRASTHFHTHHHTHVGLSYPVYTGSYEGQQNTTNPIIAQFSPRQTK; this is translated from the exons ATGGCATCTCAACAAAATGTGTCTCGTGGAGGAActgataaaaatcataaatcaacTATCGACGGGGGTCTAAAGATGAAAATTATGCGTGCCAAATCATCTGATAGGACAAGTTCAACTGaacccaaacaaaaaatctttaaaagtaAGGAGCCCAATGGATCAGAAACGAAAGCGGATAGTATTGTATCAAGCTCTGGTGAAATTAGACAGAATGAAGCTAAGTCATTGCCCTCAGTACATCGGAGCAAGACACCGACTATGCAGACCAAACCAACAATGGTTTTTACTGAGAGTAGCAATGTCCCTACACCGTTTTCCACGAAAAATGTTCCCGTTCCTAATTTACTTTCAATTCAGCCCGTTAAACACCAATATCCATATTTGGGTCATGCAAACCTGAATCGTGGAGCAGATAATAGTCAGAATTCCAGCAGCGGCTTTTTTAGTGATATTGGACCACCAAAGGAATCCAGTCTATCCGAAGCAATGGCCAAAAATGGCAGTGGAAAGGTAGTGCAATCATCTTTGTTGATGCCGGCGAATCGCAATCCAGCCTTACAAACTAAGAAGCGACAAAAAGGGGAGATGATAGATCAATGTGTCGGGACTTCCTTTGGGACGTTGACGGAACCAGAATGTTTGGGACCATGTGAGCCTGGAACATCGGTAAATCTAGATGGGATTGTTTGGCATGAGACGGAAGACGGGATATTGGTTGTGAATGCTACTTGGAGAGGAAAACCATATATTGGAACTCTATTAGATAGCACAAGGCATGCCTGGGCTCCTCCAAG GCCCAATGGAGGAAACGAAGAATGGGATTGTCGAACACGTGCTGGTCGTGCAAAACGTCGAAGTGCAACATATGGACCCGATGTTAACAGCCCTGTAAGTACAATAAAACTTCCAATAAATAGGTTGAAATATAATCAATGCTTGCAGTTAAATTCTAAAACTCGTAGCAGCACCAATAGAGTACGAGGTAGACGAGTAGGAGGAATACCAGAATTCGAAAATCTAGATTCATTAAAAAGGCCTGCATCACCTCGTTTAGATATGCAGAAGTTCAGGGACGAATCATTCTTAGATGACTCCAGTCAAATGCACAGTCTCGTCAATCCCATAACGGGATTACAAGTTGAAATTCCGAATAATAGCCGTCAACCAGTTGCTCCATGTGCGATTTCACCGGTTCTGTTGGAGTGCCCCGAATCGGGTTGCAAAAAAAGGTACAAGAATGCCCACGGTTTGCGATATCATCAGAGTCGTGCACATAAAGCTGATTGCTTTGATGAAGATTCGAGGCAATCTTTGGAATCGTTGGATGTCGTTTCAAGCAAGGAACCCTCTCCGCCGCGAGGAGTACTAGAACGTAATCAGTTATCCTCATCTGTTGGGGAATCTATAGATGGGGTCAATGGAATTAATTGTGTATCATCATCTACAGAAGATACTAATTCTCAAGCTTGcaataaagaaaatgaattgCCTCAGAAAGATGCTTCAATAGATGATAAATGTGTTGAAATCTACGATAAAGAATTTGTGTACGATGCTACCAAAGATCAGTTAGAAATTAAAATCACTGCACGTTTGCCAAATGAGCACTGCAATATGGCTTTGCCCGCTAGCACCTCTGGAAGCGATTTtgagaaaattaagaaaaatctATTCGGAGACGTGCAGCCAGATCAATCAGGTAAAAACTTTGCTTTATGTCGAAAACGTGGCCTTACAAAGGCTATGAATTTTGACACTTTTTATACCGCATGTTTAACATTTATAGGATTATCTGATAACAATAAAGAAGTGACGCCAAAAACACCAACGATAGAATGCAATTCATCTTCTCGTGCTTGCCCCGGAAGCCCGGCATATAGTGATATTTCTGATGATTCCGTGCCATTTGCTAATACAGATTTTATTG ataaaataataaaatctacGGAATCTAAAATGCCACTACAAGAATTAGATGGTAACTTGAATTTGGGCAATGGGCTGAATGCATATCAACCCCAGCAACAACATCAAGGATATAATATAAGTCCAGTCATCCCGCCAATTGTAAATCCTCCAACTTCAGTCATGCCGCCGATTATAAATCCGCCTGTATCGCTCAACTCAGAGCAATCTTCAAACAATGACAAAGTGGCGAGCACAGGAGCACCCTTGTTTGGGGCTCGTGGTAATTTACCTTGCACGACAAGTTCAACATTTATAAATCCTTATAA tttAGTGAATTCCGGGTTTTTCTTAAATGTGAATCCCACCACAGAGGATCATAGAACACTTGAAAATTCCAATGTTTCTTCCAAGAAAGAAGAATCAAGTGATAAAGATTCAGGAAGACAG gTTCCAAAGTCAGCTCAACTAGAAgtaatttcaaaagaaaaggACAGTGTATCCAATGAGACTTCGTTGAATGTGCATACTAAGGATTCGGTATTGACGTCATCCCAACAACAGCAACCTCACCACAGTCTGCCACCAAAAAGCTCTGATCAAGCTAAACAAATTGCTCCTCCAAGTATTCAACAaag CAATGATCAGTCAAGCCAAAACAACAGAGTTTCTCAAGAGGATAAGGTGAAAAGTCACACTGTGTCAAGTACTGAATCAGGACGAAATTTTCCGAGTAACCAACCGGGGCAACAACAACAATCATTTGCAAATGTACAAAATCCTTATGACCAAGTTCACTATAGGAACCAAAGTCAAATAGCTACAAATCAGAGTGTCAAAGAAGAGAAGACCGGAGTGAATAAGCAAGAACCTCCACCGCCCTCGATCAATCGCCCATTAGGCCCACCTCAATTTGTGCCTCAAAGTAACTACTTGAATCCGAATTACGGATATAATTCTCCCTACCCACAATACCCTTCCTATAATGCGCAGTACTATCCAAGATATCCTTTGACTACCGATCAAACGAAAAGTAACATGGGACAAGTAATGCCGAACTCTCAATATAATCAGTATAATCCCAATTTTTCGGCTCCGAATCAAATGGCTGGTTATCTGAACCCAACAACAAGTCCTGCTCAGACTTCAACGAATGCGAATGCCGTGAATTCTAGCCAAAGAATGGACCCAAATCGTATGCAAAGTGCTGCTGCAACTAATAGAGCATCTACACATTTCCATACGCATCATCATACACACGTTGGATTAAGCTATCCTGTTTACACAGGGTCATATGAAG GTCAACAAAATACAACAAATCCAATAATAGCACAATTTTCTCCAAGACAAACGAAATGA